The Listeria sp. PSOL-1 genome includes a region encoding these proteins:
- a CDS encoding permease prefix domain 1-containing protein, which yields MEIIYEFVDKLFKDVPDSHHAKQMKEEILLDMEEKAHDLMNEGKSKEDAINKVLVDFGDFDEVKEALKIGDSKKLAFAKLNLDFSIWGSGLFILLFVFINFYYTPKTIWFIYPTFTILWWPLAMFYYWHRKKEEVK from the coding sequence TTGGAAATAATATATGAATTTGTTGATAAACTTTTTAAAGATGTACCTGATAGTCATCATGCTAAGCAAATGAAAGAAGAGATATTACTTGATATGGAAGAGAAAGCACATGACTTAATGAACGAAGGGAAGTCAAAAGAAGATGCAATCAATAAAGTATTGGTCGATTTTGGCGATTTTGATGAGGTTAAGGAAGCGCTTAAAATTGGAGACAGTAAAAAATTGGCTTTTGCAAAACTAAATTTAGATTTTTCAATTTGGGGAAGTGGGCTATTTATTCTGTTATTTGTTTTTATTAATTTTTACTATACACCAAAAACAATTTGGTTTATTTATCCCACCTTTACCATTTTATGGTGGCCACTCGCCATGTTTTATTACTGGCATCGTAAAAAAGAGGAGGTAAAATAG